In Epinephelus lanceolatus isolate andai-2023 chromosome 7, ASM4190304v1, whole genome shotgun sequence, the genomic stretch CGGCTGGTTACTCTTTTCACtgcaggaagtcactgaccacagTCTCTTTGCTTTGGACCGCTATACAGGACAGATCAGAACACTTCGCTcattcacagagacagacgagGCTGAGCATAAACTGCTCATACTGGTCAAAGACAATGGCAACGTTTCACTCTCAGCAACAGCTACTGTCATTGTCAAACTTGTGGAGCCCAGAGAGGCTTTTGCAGCTTCTGATGTTAAAAGTGCAACTAAAGTTGACGAGGAGGACAATGTCACATTTTACCTCATGATAACTTTGGGCTCAGTTTCTCTACTTTTTATCATCAGTATCATTGTGCTGATTGCAATGCAGTGCTCCAAATCCACAGACTATACTTCCAAATATCTCCAAGAGGCTAATTATGatgggacactgtgtcacagCATCCAGTACAGATCTGGAGACAAACGCTACATGTTAGTTGGACCCAGGATGAGTATAGGATCTACTATAGTCCCTGGCAGCCATGCCAACACACTAGTGCTCCCTGACAGGAGGAGGGGATCTGGAGAGGTAAGGCATTCTTTTTGAAAACCCTGACTTGTTTCCACTGGCAGTGTTACTTATTTGTTGGTTCAGACAGTATTACAGTCCATCTCCTACTGCATGTGTACTTTTTGTTTGGCATCATTCTATAGTTTTGCAAGGCAGGGCGCTTGACTGGTGTCCTCTGGTTTTCAGCTGCAGTTTTGATCATACTGTATGGACTTAAAGCAGCTGTATCATCAGTAGTTAATACAGGGTGACGTATATGCTGATATGTCTGTCATTTTCTTGTCTCCTTCTTTTACACTATACTTCataaaacacatacagtataaaagATCACTTTAAAATATCAGTTTGCACTGTTTCAGACATGCTGCACTTTCACTTAGACCATAAGGTGATTGGAGACTTTTGGGCTTCTGTCATGTAGTATAACACAGTATCAGGGTCACTCGCGTGACTGGAGTCAGTTGTAACCAGCTTTATtctctgtccatggtgctgataCGTTTTGGTCTTGTGTTCTGATAGCTGTGGGTACACTGTAAGAAATGCATTTACctcatatgtttttgtttgtaaataTCAAGCGATTGGAATTCGAAGTTATTATATGGGTACAAGAAATTTGGAAGGAATTTATGTCTCCATCTTCATCTATACTGTTTGCTTGTTAAATCAACATGAGGTGGGCTGCATTGTAATGAGGCATCCCCTCACCTAAGGTATAGCAAACAACAATCGGGCACTGGGTCAAAGTAAAGAACCATAGAACTTTGCATTGTGTTATAAAAACTAGCTGTAGAAGCTTTGATTTCCTTGCAGTGAGCAATGAGATCGCAtggtgtcagtgtgtgagtAAAATAACGTGAAGTTATCGTCACTGCATTTGGTTCCACCTCTTTATATCTCTCTCAGTTCGACCCTGGCAGAGTCGCTTTGCTGCTTGCTGCTGTCTTTATAAATACTGTCCcgtattttggacattttttttaaagagagtaAACATTTGCATACCCGGATGTGTTGGATTAATTTCTTACAACACGGTTATTAATTCCGTGAGGAATCGATATCAGTTTTGGTTTTGATCATGGAACAAAGAGGATGCGAGGCAAGAAGGGCGAGAGGACGGTGGGTCCGCTGCGTGGTGGCTGTGCTTTTGTGGAGCGTGGCCTCGGCGCAGTTAAGATACTCTGTCTCTGAGGAAGTTAACGGAGGAACTGTGGTCGGGAATATAGCAAAGGATTTGGGATTGGATAAAAGTACGCTGAAAGAAAGGAAATATCGGATTGTCTCGAGTGCGATGGATCCTCTTTTCCGTGTAGATCAGAATGACGGCATCCTGTACGTCAACCGGCAGATCGACAGGGAAGAGGTGTGTGAGAGAAGCAGTACCTGTTTGCTTAATCTGAAAACTGTGTTAGAAAATCCACTGGAGGTGCACTATGTTGGAGTGGAAGTCGTGGATATAAACGATCATTCTCCCAGTTTCCCAGAGAAAGAGAAGACGCTTGAGATTTCTGAGTCTGTGCTGCCCGGAGCACGTATACCACTACAAGCCGCACGAGATCCAGACGGTGGTCCTTTCTCTGTGCAGCAATATAAACTCAGCCCTAATGAACATTTCCGATTGGAAGTTAAGGATAAGGGAGAGGATGGTAAAATACCTCTTTTAATTGTGCAGAAATCTTTGGATAGAGAGGCAGCGGGAAGCCACTCATTAGTGCTGACCGCACTAGATGGAGGGAAGCCTCCGAAATCTGGTACCATGAATATTCTAGTGAATGTTTTAGATGTTAATGATAACGCACCTGTTTTTTCTAAAGATGTTTATTCTGTAATGCTTAATGAAAATGTTCCAGTAGGCACAGCAGTTGTACAAGTGAATGCAACTGATTTAGATGACGGACCAAACGGAGAAGTGCTTTACTCATTTAGCAACAGTGTGAATCGTAAATTTTTTGAGCTTTTTGACATCAGTCCGTTGACAGGTGAAATAACTGTGAAAGGCGTAATAGACTATGAGGGGAAGGACAGgtatgaaattgaaattgaggCATCAGATAAAGGTCTGGCTCCTCTAGCCACACAAAAAAGTGTCATTATTAAGATAGCTGACGTCAATGATAATGCACCTGAGATAGAAGTTACCTCATTTTCAAGCTCCATCCCTGAAGACTCCAGACCTGGAACTACAGTTGCCCTGATCAGTGTAAATGACTTGGACTCTGGGCTCAATGGAAAAGTTATTTGCTCCATAGATGAGAATGTTCCTTTTGTTTTAACACCATCTTTACAAGACAAAATGTATTCATTAGTGACCAAATCCCCTctggacagagagaaacagtcaCAGTATATCATCACAGTAGTTGCAAAAGATGCTGGTCAACAGTCGTTATCATCTGAAAAGACAATAAGCGTTGTTGTATCAGATGTGAATGACAACAGTCCAGAGTTTTCACAGAGTCCATATACTTTCTATGTCACCGAAGGTAATGAGCCAGGagtctctgtgttttctgttatAGCTTTTGATCGTGATGAGAACAACAATGCGCTTATATCCTATCATATTCTCAGAGACCCaggcacagaaaataaattgctGTCATTTCTCAACATAAACTCTGAAACTGGAGATATTTTGGCATTGAAAAGTTTTGACTTTGAGACACTGAAAACTTTCCAGTTCCAAGTTGTCGCCACAGATTCAGGAACTCCGTCACTAAGCAACAACGTGACAGTGAACGTGTTCATTCTGGATCAGAACGACAACACTCCAGTCATCCTGTATCCAGTCAGCTCCAACGGTTCTGCTGAAGGTGTGGAGGAGATTCCCCGCAATGTCAACGCAGGACACTTGGTGACTAAAGTCAGAGCCTATGACGCTGATATAGGATATAACGGCTGGTTACTCTTTTCACtgcaggaagtcactgaccacagTCTCTTTGCTTTGGACCGCTATACAGGACAGATCAGAACACTTCGCTcattcacagagacagacgagGCTGAGCATAAACTGCTCATACTGGTCAAAGACAATGGCAACGTTTCACTCTCAGCAACAGCTACTGTCATTGTCAAACTTGTGGAGCCCAGAGAGGCTTTTGCAGCTTCTGATGTTAAAAGTGCAACTAAAGTTGACGAGAAGGACAATGTGACATTTTACCTCATGATAACTTTGGGCTCAGTTTCTCTACTTTTTATCATCAGTATCATTGTGCTGATTGCAATGCAGTGCTCCAAATCCACAGACTATACTTCCAAATATCTCCAAGAGGCTAATTATGatgggacactgtgtcacagCATCCAGTACAGATCTGGAGACAAACGCTACATGTTAGTTGGACCCAGAATGAGTATAGGATCTACTATAGTCCCTGGCAGCCATGCCAACACACTAGTGCTCCCTGACAGG encodes the following:
- the LOC144463910 gene encoding uncharacterized protein LOC144463910 translates to MEQRSYDRRRARGYLVGCVVAVLMWSVTSAQIRYSISEEVNEGTVVGNVAKDLGLDKSTLTERKYRIVSTNADPLFHVNQHDGILYVSRKIDREEVCAQSSTCLINLKTVLENPLEVHYIGVEVLDINDHSPSFPDKEKTLEISESVLPGVRIPVQHARDPDGGPFSVQQYKLSPNDHFRLEVKDKGEDGKIPILIVQKSLDREVAATHSLVLTALDGGKPPKSGEINILVNVLDINDNAPAFSKDVYSVMLDENAPVGTTVVQVNATDLDEGPNGEVVYSFSSIVNHRLLERFDIDPPTGEIIVKGVIDYEQKDKYEIEIQASDKGLAPLTTQKSIIIKIVDVNDNAPEIEVTSFSSSIPEDSRPGTTVALISVNDLDSGLNGKVICSIGEDVPFALTPSLQDKMYSLVTKSPLDREKHLVYDLTIHAKDAGQPSLSSEKTVSVVVSDVNDNSPEFSQSPYTFYVTEGNEPGVSVFSVKAFDRDENENAVISYHILRDSSTDNKLTSFLNINSENGDILALKSFDFETVKTFQFQVVATDSGTPSLSNNVTVNVFILDQNDNAPVILYPVSSNGSAEGVEEIPRNVNAGHLVTKVRAYDADIGYNGWLLFSLQEVTDHSLFALDRYTGQIRTLRSFTETDEAEHKLLILVKDNGNVSLSATATVIVKLVEPREAFAASDVKSATKVDEEDNVTFYLMITLGSVSLLFIISIIVLIAMQCSKSTDYTSKYLQEANYDGTLCHSIQYRSGDKRYMLVGPRMSIGSTIVPGSHANTLVLPDRRRGSGEESISVLVLIMEQRGCEARRARGRWVRCVVAVLLWSVASAQLRYSVSEEVNGGTVVGNIAKDLGLDKSTLKERKYRIVSSAMDPLFRVDQNDGILYVNRQIDREEVCERSSTCLLNLKTVLENPLEVHYVGVEVVDINDHSPSFPEKEKTLEISESVLPGARIPLQAARDPDGGPFSVQQYKLSPNEHFRLEVKDKGEDGKIPLLIVQKSLDREAAGSHSLVLTALDGGKPPKSGTMNILVNVLDVNDNAPVFSKDVYSVMLNENVPVGTAVVQVNATDLDDGPNGEVLYSFSNSVNRKFFELFDISPLTGEITVKGVIDYEGKDRYEIEIEASDKGLAPLATQKSVIIKIADVNDNAPEIEVTSFSSSIPEDSRPGTTVALISVNDLDSGLNGKVICSIDENVPFVLTPSLQDKMYSLVTKSPLDREKQSQYIITVVAKDAGQQSLSSEKTISVVVSDVNDNSPEFSQSPYTFYVTEGNEPGVSVFSVIAFDRDENNNALISYHILRDPGTENKLLSFLNINSETGDILALKSFDFETLKTFQFQVVATDSGTPSLSNNVTVNVFILDQNDNTPVILYPVSSNGSAEGVEEIPRNVNAGHLVTKVRAYDADIGYNGWLLFSLQEVTDHSLFALDRYTGQIRTLRSFTETDEAEHKLLILVKDNGNVSLSATATVIVKLVEPREAFAASDVKSATKVDEKDNVTFYLMITLGSVSLLFIISIIVLIAMQCSKSTDYTSKYLQEANYDGTLCHSIQYRSGDKRYMLVGPRMSIGSTIVPGSHANTLVLPDRRRGSGEFEINTVVSERPAAFGETRFIAMSAALTRG